A single Micromonospora sp. CCTCC AA 2012012 DNA region contains:
- a CDS encoding formimidoylglutamate deiminase — protein MPLRWLAEYAWLPDHAEPTPDVLIEADAGRITAVTPLTAGGRPAAGVEVLGDATRLPGLTLPGLANSHSHAFHRALRGRTHAGRGDFWSWRDAMYAVAARLDPDSYLALARAAYAEMALAGVTCVGEFHYLHHGPDGTPYDDPNAMSAALVEAAAHAGIRLTLLDACYLTASVDGAPLAGPQRRFGDGDALRWAARVAAFRPENEHARVGTAIHSVRAVPAEQLATVANLADRAGVPLHVHLSEQPAENDACRSVHGVTPTRLLAEHGVLGAHTTAVHATHPTSADVTLLGDSRTGICLCPTTERDLADGIGPARRMAEAGSPLTLGSDSHAVVDLFEEARAVELDERLRTRRRGHFTAAELLTAATVAGHAALGWGDAGRLAVGDRADLVTVRLDSARTAGVPPVGAFFAATAADVTTVVVDGRTVVAEGRHLTVDVPTELRHAIAEVVS, from the coding sequence ATGCCGTTGAGATGGCTCGCCGAGTACGCCTGGCTGCCCGACCACGCCGAGCCCACGCCCGACGTGCTGATCGAGGCCGACGCGGGCCGGATCACCGCCGTCACGCCGTTGACTGCCGGGGGCCGGCCGGCCGCCGGCGTCGAGGTGCTCGGTGACGCGACCCGACTGCCGGGGCTGACCCTGCCGGGGCTGGCCAACTCCCACTCGCACGCCTTCCACCGGGCGCTGCGCGGGCGTACCCACGCCGGTCGGGGTGACTTCTGGAGCTGGCGGGACGCCATGTACGCCGTCGCCGCCCGGCTCGACCCGGACAGCTACCTGGCCCTGGCCCGGGCCGCGTACGCGGAGATGGCGCTCGCCGGGGTCACCTGCGTCGGCGAGTTCCACTACCTGCACCACGGCCCCGACGGCACCCCGTACGACGACCCGAACGCGATGTCGGCGGCGCTGGTGGAGGCGGCGGCGCACGCCGGCATCCGGCTCACCCTGCTGGACGCGTGCTATCTGACCGCCTCGGTGGACGGTGCGCCGCTCGCGGGACCGCAGCGGCGGTTCGGCGACGGTGACGCGCTGCGCTGGGCGGCGCGGGTCGCCGCGTTCCGCCCGGAGAACGAGCACGCCCGGGTCGGTACGGCCATCCACTCCGTCCGCGCGGTGCCGGCGGAGCAGTTGGCGACCGTCGCGAACCTGGCCGACCGCGCCGGGGTGCCGCTGCACGTGCACCTGTCGGAGCAGCCCGCCGAGAACGACGCCTGTCGGTCCGTGCACGGCGTCACCCCGACCCGACTGCTCGCCGAGCACGGGGTGCTCGGCGCGCACACCACCGCCGTGCACGCCACCCACCCCACCAGCGCCGACGTCACGCTGCTCGGGGACAGCCGGACCGGGATCTGCCTCTGCCCCACCACCGAGCGGGACCTGGCCGACGGGATCGGGCCGGCGCGGCGGATGGCCGAGGCGGGCAGCCCGCTCACCCTGGGCAGCGACAGCCACGCCGTGGTCGACCTCTTCGAGGAGGCGCGCGCCGTCGAGCTGGACGAGCGGCTGCGGACCCGCCGACGCGGGCACTTCACCGCCGCCGAGCTGCTGACCGCCGCCACCGTCGCCGGGCACGCCGCACTGGGCTGGGGAGACGCCGGCCGGCTGGCAGTCGGCGACCGGGCCGACCTGGTCACCGTACGGCTGGACAGCGCCCGCACCGCCGGGGTGCCGCCGGTCGGGGCGTTCTTCGCCGCCACCGCCGCCGACGTGACCACCGTGGTGGTCGACGGCCGGACGGTGGTCGCCGAGGGCCGGCACCTGACCGTCGACGTGCCGACCGAGCTGCGGCACGCCATCGCGGAGGTGGTCTCGTGA
- a CDS encoding MoaD family protein has product MAIEVRIPTILRSYTGGAKVVEGAGDTLGDLLTDLDARHAGLKGRLVTETGTLHRFVNVYVNDEDVRFLGALDAKLSDGDSVTILPAVAGGAFGFAAAAAISQHRAAAAAIAPRVARPAVAAR; this is encoded by the coding sequence ATGGCCATCGAGGTTCGCATCCCCACCATCCTGCGCAGCTACACCGGCGGCGCGAAGGTCGTCGAGGGCGCCGGGGACACCCTGGGCGACCTGCTCACCGACCTGGACGCCCGGCACGCCGGCCTGAAGGGCCGCCTGGTCACCGAGACCGGCACGCTGCACCGCTTCGTCAACGTCTACGTCAACGACGAGGACGTCCGCTTCCTCGGTGCGCTGGACGCCAAGCTCAGCGACGGCGACAGCGTCACCATCCTGCCGGCCGTGGCCGGCGGCGCGTTCGGCTTCGCGGCGGCAGCCGCGATCAGCCAGCACCGTGCGGCGGCGGCGGCGATCGCGCCGCGCGTAGCGCGGCCGGCCGTCGCTGCCCGCTGA
- the rdgB gene encoding RdgB/HAM1 family non-canonical purine NTP pyrophosphatase, whose translation MNKVLLATRNRKKLVELQRILDGALGAHRIALLGLDDVEEYPELPETGLTFGENALIKAREGCRRTGLPTIADDSGIAVDALNGMPGVFSARWAGRHGDDQANLQLVLDQVADVPDEHRGAAFVCTVALVLPGGKEHLVDGRQTGRLLRAPRGEGGFGYDPIFLGDGQERTNAELTPQEKDAISHRGKALRDLAKLAAKVLPPTP comes from the coding sequence ATGAACAAGGTCCTGCTCGCCACCCGGAACCGCAAGAAGCTGGTCGAGCTCCAGCGGATCCTCGACGGCGCGCTCGGCGCGCACCGGATCGCCCTGCTCGGCCTCGACGACGTCGAGGAATACCCGGAGCTGCCGGAGACCGGCCTGACCTTCGGCGAGAACGCGCTGATCAAGGCGCGGGAGGGCTGCCGGCGTACCGGCCTGCCCACCATCGCCGACGACTCGGGCATCGCGGTCGACGCCCTCAACGGCATGCCGGGCGTGTTCAGCGCCCGCTGGGCCGGCCGGCACGGCGACGACCAGGCCAACCTCCAGCTGGTGCTGGACCAGGTGGCCGACGTGCCCGACGAGCACCGGGGCGCGGCCTTCGTCTGCACGGTGGCGCTGGTGCTGCCCGGCGGCAAGGAGCACCTGGTCGACGGCCGGCAGACCGGTCGGCTGCTGCGCGCGCCGCGCGGCGAGGGCGGCTTCGGGTACGACCCGATCTTCCTCGGCGACGGTCAGGAGCGCACCAACGCGGAGCTGACCCCGCAGGAGAAGGACGCCATCAGCCACCGCGGCAAGGCCCTGCGCGACCTCGCCAAGCTCGCCGCCAAGGTCCTCCCCCCAACCCCCTGA
- a CDS encoding DUF2017 domain-containing protein yields the protein MSMFRRQGDRYVATFAVDEVRVLRKVASEVVGLLTDGFDHTDPVVGRLFPEVYPDDSASTAEFRRYTEGDLKTAKIDQAGAILAALPDEAGGAGGEVRLDAEAAEAWLRALNDARLAMGVRLEIKDGTDLGEELDDAVAEDPSSSRVFQLSVYAYLGYLQESLLNALID from the coding sequence ATGAGCATGTTCCGGCGCCAGGGCGACCGTTACGTCGCCACCTTCGCCGTGGACGAGGTGCGGGTGCTGCGCAAGGTCGCCTCCGAGGTGGTCGGCCTGCTCACCGACGGCTTCGACCACACCGACCCGGTGGTCGGCCGGCTCTTCCCCGAGGTCTATCCGGACGACTCGGCGAGCACCGCCGAGTTCCGCCGGTACACCGAGGGCGACCTCAAGACCGCGAAGATCGACCAGGCCGGCGCGATCCTGGCCGCCCTGCCCGACGAGGCCGGCGGCGCGGGCGGCGAGGTACGCCTCGACGCCGAGGCGGCCGAGGCGTGGCTGCGGGCGCTCAACGACGCCCGGCTGGCGATGGGCGTCCGGCTGGAGATCAAGGACGGCACGGACCTGGGGGAGGAGCTGGACGACGCGGTCGCCGAGGACCCGTCCTCGTCCCGGGTGTTCCAACTGTCGGTCTACGCCTACCTGGGCTATCTCCAGGAATCCCTGCTCAACGCCCTGATCGACTGA
- the hutH gene encoding histidine ammonia-lyase has product MTVTIQPTGVSPADVLAVARGTAKVVLDPSTVDAMATSRAIVDGIEAAGRPVYGVSTGFGALANTFVAPERRAELQHALIRSHAAGVGAPMPREVVRAMMLLRVRSLALGRSGVRPLIAEALVDLLNHEVTPWVPEHGSLGASGDLAPLAHCALVLLGEGWVLGPAGERLDAAEALRRVGLAPIELAAKEGLALINGTDGMLGMLLLAIHDARHLFAMADVTAALAIEAMLGSERPFLPELHAIRPHPGQAVSAANIHRLLQDSRVMDSHRDDLAHAVQDAYSMRCAPQVAGAARDTLDFVETVAGRELRSVVDNPVVLPDGRVESTGNFHGAPLGFAADYLAIAAAEVGAIAERRVDRLLDVARNRELPAFLSPDAGVNSGLMIAQYTAAGIVAENRRLAAPASVDSLPTSGMQEDHVSMGWAATKKLRTVLDNLTSVLAVELLAGVRGLQLRTPLEPSPAGRAALAALGEVAGEPGPDVFLAPVMETAREVLRGHALRAAIEREIGPLG; this is encoded by the coding sequence ATGACCGTGACCATCCAGCCCACCGGGGTCTCCCCCGCCGACGTGCTCGCCGTCGCGCGCGGCACCGCCAAGGTCGTCCTCGACCCGTCCACCGTGGACGCGATGGCGACCAGCCGCGCCATCGTGGACGGCATCGAGGCCGCCGGCCGCCCCGTCTACGGCGTCTCCACCGGCTTCGGGGCGCTCGCCAACACCTTCGTCGCGCCGGAACGGCGGGCCGAACTCCAGCACGCGCTGATCCGCTCGCACGCCGCCGGGGTGGGCGCGCCGATGCCCCGCGAGGTGGTCCGGGCGATGATGCTGCTGCGGGTCCGCTCCCTCGCGCTGGGCCGCTCCGGCGTCCGCCCGCTGATCGCCGAGGCGCTGGTGGACCTGCTCAACCACGAGGTCACCCCGTGGGTGCCGGAGCACGGCTCGCTCGGCGCCTCCGGCGACCTGGCCCCCCTGGCGCACTGCGCGCTGGTGCTGCTCGGCGAGGGCTGGGTGCTCGGGCCGGCCGGGGAACGCCTCGACGCCGCCGAGGCGCTGCGCCGGGTCGGGCTGGCCCCGATCGAGCTGGCCGCCAAGGAGGGGCTGGCGCTGATCAACGGCACCGACGGCATGCTGGGCATGCTGCTGCTCGCCATCCACGACGCCCGGCACCTCTTCGCCATGGCGGACGTCACCGCCGCCCTCGCCATCGAGGCGATGCTCGGCTCGGAGCGGCCGTTCCTGCCCGAGCTGCACGCCATCCGGCCGCACCCCGGGCAGGCCGTCTCGGCGGCGAACATCCACCGGCTGCTCCAGGACTCCCGGGTGATGGACTCGCACCGCGACGACCTGGCGCACGCGGTGCAGGACGCGTACTCGATGCGCTGCGCGCCCCAGGTGGCCGGCGCGGCGCGGGACACCCTCGACTTCGTCGAGACGGTCGCCGGCCGGGAACTGCGCTCGGTGGTGGACAACCCGGTGGTGCTGCCCGACGGGCGGGTCGAGTCCACCGGGAACTTCCACGGCGCGCCGCTCGGCTTCGCCGCCGACTACCTGGCCATCGCCGCCGCCGAGGTCGGCGCCATCGCGGAACGCCGGGTCGACCGGCTGCTCGACGTGGCCCGCAACCGGGAACTGCCCGCCTTCCTCTCCCCCGACGCCGGGGTCAACTCGGGGCTGATGATCGCCCAGTACACGGCGGCCGGGATCGTCGCGGAGAACCGGCGCCTCGCCGCGCCCGCCTCGGTGGACTCGCTACCCACCAGCGGCATGCAGGAGGACCACGTCTCGATGGGCTGGGCGGCGACCAAGAAGCTGCGTACCGTGCTGGACAACCTGACCAGCGTGCTCGCGGTGGAGCTGCTGGCCGGGGTACGCGGCCTCCAGCTGCGCACCCCGCTGGAGCCGTCGCCGGCCGGTCGGGCCGCGCTCGCAGCGCTCGGCGAGGTGGCCGGCGAACCCGGGCCGGACGTCTTCCTCGCCCCGGTCATGGAGACCGCGCGGGAGGTGCTGCGCGGCCACGCCCTGCGCGCCGCCATCGAACGCGAGATCGGCCCCCTCGGCTGA
- a CDS encoding MBL fold metallo-hydrolase: MRLTVLGCAGSFPGPESPCSAYLVEVAGFRLLVDFGSGSLSTLQRYVGLHAPDAILLTHLHCDHMLDAVSYVVVRRYAPDGPYPPLPVYAPAGAPDRLAAAYGQEDSTVDDVYQFYALQPGTFPIGPFAVTVDRVNHPVETYGVRLEHDGRVLCYSSDTAPCEALLRLAQDADLFLCEASYLDGVDNPPDLHLTGREAGEVATKAGVGRLLLTHLVAAWGSEAHTVASAASAYDGPLEVARPGASYDV; the protein is encoded by the coding sequence ATGCGACTGACCGTGCTGGGCTGCGCGGGCAGTTTCCCCGGCCCCGAGTCCCCCTGCTCCGCCTACCTGGTGGAGGTGGCGGGCTTCCGCCTCCTGGTCGACTTCGGCTCCGGCTCGCTCTCGACCCTCCAGCGGTACGTGGGGCTGCACGCCCCCGACGCCATCCTCCTCACCCACCTGCACTGCGACCACATGCTCGACGCCGTGTCGTACGTGGTGGTGCGCCGGTACGCCCCGGACGGACCGTACCCGCCCCTGCCGGTCTACGCGCCCGCCGGCGCGCCCGACCGGTTGGCCGCCGCGTACGGGCAGGAGGACAGCACCGTCGACGACGTCTACCAGTTCTACGCCCTGCAACCGGGGACCTTCCCGATCGGCCCCTTCGCGGTCACCGTCGACCGGGTGAACCACCCGGTCGAGACGTACGGCGTGCGGCTGGAGCACGACGGCCGGGTGCTCTGCTACTCCTCCGACACCGCGCCCTGCGAGGCGCTGCTGCGGTTGGCGCAGGACGCCGACCTCTTCCTCTGCGAGGCCAGCTATCTCGACGGGGTGGACAACCCGCCCGACCTGCACCTGACCGGCCGGGAGGCCGGCGAGGTGGCGACCAAGGCGGGCGTCGGCCGGCTGCTGCTCACCCACCTGGTGGCGGCCTGGGGCAGCGAGGCGCACACCGTCGCGTCGGCCGCGTCCGCCTATGACGGGCCGCTCGAGGTGGCCCGCCCCGGTGCCTCCTACGACGTCTGA
- a CDS encoding allantoate amidohydrolase yields the protein MTDLAERFRKLWDEIASVGRDAGSGGYLRYALTEPELTLRAWFREQADERGMPVQEDGNGNLFAWWGDPAAGEAVLTGSHFDSVPHGGAYDGPLGIVSAFLAVDELRAAGVTPDRPVAVAAFVEEEGARFGVPCLGSRLLTGEIAVDRAAGLRDAAGVSFAEALGDRPAGADPTLLGRFAAFVELHVEQGRALVEQAAPVAVASAIWPHGRWRFDFHGEGNHAGTTRMADRRDPMLTYAFTVLAANKEARLRDAHATVARVAVEPNATNAIPAKVTGWLDARAAEPATLHGLVEAVQAKATERARRDGTALTCTEESATPLVAFDGGLADRLAALLDAPVLPTGAGHDAGVLAAHLPTAMLFVRNPTGVSHSPAESATDVDCAAGVTVLARVLEELACR from the coding sequence GTGACCGACCTGGCCGAGCGGTTCCGCAAGCTCTGGGACGAGATCGCGTCCGTCGGGCGGGACGCCGGCAGCGGCGGCTACCTGCGCTATGCGCTCACCGAGCCGGAGCTGACCCTGCGCGCCTGGTTCCGCGAGCAGGCCGACGAACGCGGGATGCCGGTGCAGGAAGACGGCAACGGCAACCTCTTCGCCTGGTGGGGTGACCCGGCCGCCGGAGAAGCGGTGCTCACCGGCAGCCACTTCGACTCGGTGCCGCACGGCGGGGCGTACGACGGGCCGCTCGGCATCGTCAGCGCGTTCCTCGCCGTGGACGAGCTGCGGGCGGCGGGCGTCACGCCCGACCGGCCGGTGGCGGTGGCCGCGTTCGTGGAGGAGGAGGGGGCGCGGTTCGGCGTACCCTGCCTGGGGTCGCGGCTGCTCACCGGGGAGATCGCGGTGGACCGCGCGGCCGGGCTGCGCGACGCGGCCGGGGTGAGCTTCGCCGAGGCGCTGGGCGACCGGCCGGCGGGCGCCGACCCGACCCTGCTCGGCCGCTTCGCGGCCTTCGTGGAACTGCACGTCGAGCAGGGCCGCGCGCTGGTCGAGCAGGCCGCGCCGGTCGCGGTGGCCAGCGCGATCTGGCCGCACGGCCGTTGGCGCTTCGACTTCCACGGCGAGGGCAACCACGCGGGTACGACCCGGATGGCCGACCGCCGCGACCCGATGCTCACGTACGCGTTCACGGTGCTCGCCGCGAACAAGGAGGCCCGGCTGCGCGACGCGCACGCCACCGTGGCCCGGGTCGCCGTCGAGCCGAACGCCACCAACGCCATCCCGGCGAAGGTGACCGGCTGGCTGGACGCCCGGGCGGCCGAGCCGGCGACGCTGCACGGCCTCGTCGAGGCGGTGCAGGCCAAGGCCACCGAGCGGGCGAGACGGGACGGCACGGCGCTGACCTGCACCGAGGAGTCGGCGACCCCCCTCGTCGCGTTCGACGGCGGGCTGGCCGACCGGCTGGCCGCGCTGCTGGACGCGCCGGTGCTGCCCACCGGGGCCGGGCACGACGCGGGGGTGCTGGCCGCGCACCTGCCCACCGCGATGCTCTTCGTCCGCAACCCGACCGGGGTGTCGCACTCCCCGGCCGAGTCCGCCACCGACGTCGACTGCGCCGCCGGGGTGACCGTTCTGGCCCGGGTGCTGGAGGAGCTGGCATGCCGTTGA
- a CDS encoding M67 family metallopeptidase yields MLSIDRSIVDAIVAHARRDHPDEACGVVAGPVGSDTPTRHIPMENSARSMTFYEFDSMEQLRVWREMDDRDEEPVVIYHSHTATEAYPSRTDVSFAGEPGAHYLLVSTREPDTEEIRSFRIVDGVVTEEPVRIVDAAVDPHAVQSYMFGQSPATVDYECSGS; encoded by the coding sequence GTGCTGAGCATCGACCGGTCGATCGTCGACGCGATCGTGGCCCACGCGCGCCGCGACCACCCGGACGAGGCGTGCGGCGTGGTCGCCGGTCCCGTGGGCAGCGACACCCCGACCCGGCACATCCCGATGGAGAATTCCGCCCGCTCGATGACGTTCTACGAGTTCGACTCGATGGAGCAGCTGCGGGTCTGGCGGGAGATGGACGACCGCGACGAGGAACCGGTCGTCATCTACCACTCGCACACCGCGACCGAGGCCTACCCGTCCCGGACGGACGTCTCCTTCGCCGGTGAGCCGGGAGCGCACTACCTGCTCGTCTCGACCCGTGAGCCCGACACCGAGGAGATCCGCTCCTTCCGGATCGTCGACGGCGTGGTCACCGAGGAGCCGGTCCGGATCGTGGATGCCGCCGTGGACCCGCACGCCGTCCAGTCCTACATGTTCGGGCAGAGCCCGGCGACGGTCGACTACGAGTGTTCCGGCAGCTGA
- the clpS gene encoding ATP-dependent Clp protease adapter ClpS codes for MAAPQVAPVETPDTDEVPVSDRPWVTIVWDDPVNLMTYVTWVFQKLFGYSKEKAEQLMLDVHHKGRAVVSSGARERMEHDASQLHAYGLWATVDRS; via the coding sequence ATGGCGGCTCCACAGGTTGCACCGGTCGAGACGCCGGACACCGACGAGGTGCCGGTCTCGGACCGGCCGTGGGTGACGATCGTCTGGGACGACCCGGTCAACCTCATGACGTACGTGACCTGGGTCTTCCAGAAGCTCTTCGGATACAGCAAGGAGAAGGCGGAGCAGTTGATGCTCGACGTGCACCACAAGGGGCGGGCGGTGGTTTCCAGCGGCGCCCGGGAGCGGATGGAGCACGACGCGTCGCAGCTGCACGCGTACGGGCTGTGGGCCACGGTGGACCGGTCATGA
- a CDS encoding PLP-dependent cysteine synthase family protein, translating to MARYDSLLDASGGTPLVGLPRLSPTVPDGAPPVRLWAKLEDRNPTGSIKDRAALFMVRAAEEAGRLRPGDTILEPTSGNTGISLAMVAKLRGYRLVCVMPENVSTERVQLLRMYGAEIIFSPAAGGSNQAVATAKQISAEHPDWVMLFQYGNEANARAHYETTGPELLHDLPTITHFVAGLGTTGTLMGTGRYLREKVDGIQIVAAEPRYGELVYGLRNIDEGYVPELYDATVLSRRFSVGTRDAVLRTRQLVEVEGIFAGFSSGAILHAALAVAHEAVRDGRRADVAFVVCDGGWKYLSTGAYGGTLADAEDALEGQLWA from the coding sequence ATGGCGCGGTACGACAGCCTGCTCGACGCCTCCGGCGGCACACCCCTGGTCGGGCTGCCGCGGCTCTCGCCGACGGTGCCCGACGGGGCGCCGCCGGTGCGGCTCTGGGCGAAGTTGGAGGACCGGAACCCGACCGGCAGCATCAAGGACCGGGCGGCCCTGTTCATGGTGCGCGCGGCCGAGGAGGCCGGCCGGCTCCGCCCGGGTGACACCATCCTGGAGCCGACCAGCGGCAACACCGGCATCTCGCTGGCCATGGTGGCCAAGCTGCGGGGTTACCGACTGGTCTGTGTCATGCCGGAGAACGTCTCCACCGAGCGGGTGCAGCTGCTCCGGATGTACGGCGCGGAGATCATCTTCTCGCCCGCCGCCGGTGGCTCCAACCAGGCCGTCGCCACCGCGAAGCAGATCTCCGCGGAGCACCCCGACTGGGTGATGCTCTTCCAGTACGGCAACGAGGCGAACGCCCGGGCGCACTACGAGACGACCGGGCCGGAGCTGCTGCACGACCTGCCCACGATCACCCACTTCGTGGCCGGGCTCGGCACCACCGGCACCCTGATGGGCACCGGCCGCTACCTGCGGGAGAAGGTCGACGGCATCCAGATCGTCGCCGCCGAGCCCCGCTACGGCGAGCTGGTCTACGGGCTGCGCAACATCGACGAGGGATACGTGCCGGAGCTCTACGACGCGACGGTGCTGTCCCGGCGCTTCTCGGTGGGCACCCGGGACGCGGTGCTGCGTACCCGGCAGCTCGTCGAGGTGGAGGGGATCTTCGCCGGCTTCTCCAGCGGGGCGATCCTGCACGCGGCGCTGGCCGTGGCGCACGAGGCGGTGCGGGACGGCCGCCGGGCCGACGTTGCGTTCGTGGTCTGCGACGGCGGCTGGAAATACCTCTCCACCGGCGCGTACGGCGGCACCCTCGCGGATGCCGAGGACGCCCTGGAGGGTCAGCTCTGGGCCTGA
- the hutI gene encoding imidazolonepropionase has translation MARNTGSLLVDDIGELVTNDGRAGDPLGIRRDAAVLIEDGEVAWVGPARDAPAADRRIDAGGAAVLPGFVDSHAHLVFAGDRAAEFAARMAGEPYTGGGIRTTVGATRAASDDELRATVGRLRAEALRQGTTTMEIKSGYGLTAADEARSLRIAAEFTDDTTYLGAHVVPAEYANRPDDYVGLVCGPMLAAAAPYARWIDVFCERGAFDVDHARAILACGQAVGLGLRVHANQLGPGPGVQLGVELGAASVDHCTHLTDADIDALAAHRIDCMCADGSHTTTVATLLPGAEFSTRSPYPDARRLLDAGVTVALATDCNPGSSYTSSMAFCVALAVREMRMTPAEAVWAATAGGAAALRRTDVGRLRPGARADLMILDAPSHLHLAYRPGVPLIRQVLHNGVPQ, from the coding sequence ATCGCGCGCAACACCGGCAGCCTGCTCGTGGACGACATCGGCGAGTTGGTCACCAACGACGGCCGGGCGGGCGACCCGCTGGGGATCCGGCGGGACGCCGCCGTGCTGATCGAGGACGGCGAGGTGGCCTGGGTCGGGCCGGCCCGGGACGCCCCGGCCGCCGACCGACGGATCGACGCCGGGGGCGCGGCGGTGCTGCCCGGCTTCGTGGACAGCCACGCCCACCTGGTCTTCGCCGGGGACCGGGCCGCCGAGTTCGCCGCCCGGATGGCCGGCGAGCCCTACACCGGCGGCGGCATCCGCACCACCGTCGGCGCCACCCGGGCCGCCTCCGACGACGAACTGCGGGCCACCGTGGGCAGGCTGCGTGCCGAGGCCCTGCGGCAGGGCACCACCACCATGGAGATCAAGAGCGGGTACGGCCTCACCGCCGCCGACGAGGCCCGCTCGCTGCGGATCGCCGCCGAGTTCACCGACGACACCACCTATCTCGGCGCGCACGTCGTCCCCGCCGAGTACGCGAACCGCCCCGACGACTACGTGGGCCTGGTCTGCGGCCCGATGCTCGCCGCCGCCGCCCCGTACGCCCGGTGGATCGACGTGTTCTGCGAGCGCGGCGCGTTCGACGTGGACCACGCCCGGGCGATCCTCGCCTGCGGGCAGGCCGTCGGACTGGGCCTGCGGGTGCACGCCAACCAGCTCGGCCCCGGGCCGGGCGTGCAACTCGGTGTGGAACTCGGCGCGGCCAGCGTCGACCACTGCACCCACCTGACCGACGCCGACATCGACGCGCTCGCCGCGCACCGGATCGACTGCATGTGCGCGGACGGCTCACACACCACCACGGTCGCCACCCTGCTGCCGGGGGCGGAGTTCTCCACCCGGTCGCCGTACCCGGACGCGCGGCGGCTGCTCGACGCGGGCGTGACGGTGGCGCTCGCGACGGACTGCAACCCCGGGTCGTCGTACACGTCGTCGATGGCGTTCTGCGTCGCGCTCGCCGTACGCGAGATGCGGATGACCCCGGCGGAGGCGGTGTGGGCGGCGACCGCCGGCGGGGCGGCGGCGCTGCGCCGCACCGACGTCGGCCGGCTGCGGCCCGGCGCCCGGGCCGACCTCATGATCCTCGACGCCCCTTCCCACCTGCACCTGGCCTACCGGCCGGGGGTTCCCCTGATCCGCCAGGTTCTGCACAACGGAGTGCCGCAATGA
- the rph gene encoding ribonuclease PH, with translation MARPDGRLPDQLRPVTLTRGWSTHPEGSVLVEFGDTRVLCTASVTEGVPRWRKGSGLGWVTAEYAMLPRATNTRSDRESVKGRVGGRTHEISRLIGRSLRAAIDLKALGENSIVLDCDVLQADGGTRTAAITGAYVALHDAVTWLAGRKSLAGKVENVMHRSVAAVSVGIIAGEPRLDLCYTEDVAAEVDMNVVCTGTGDFVEVQGTGEDGVFSRQQLDALLDLGVLGCLELADAQRKALQ, from the coding sequence ATGGCGCGACCTGACGGGCGGCTGCCCGACCAACTCCGACCGGTGACCCTGACCCGGGGCTGGAGCACCCACCCGGAGGGCTCGGTCCTCGTCGAGTTCGGCGACACCCGGGTGCTCTGCACGGCGAGCGTGACGGAGGGCGTGCCCCGCTGGCGCAAGGGCTCCGGGCTGGGCTGGGTGACCGCCGAGTACGCGATGCTGCCCCGCGCCACGAACACCCGCTCCGACCGGGAGAGCGTCAAGGGGCGGGTCGGTGGGCGTACCCATGAGATCTCCCGCCTGATCGGGCGGAGCCTGCGGGCCGCGATCGACCTGAAGGCGCTCGGCGAGAACTCGATCGTGCTCGACTGCGACGTGCTCCAGGCCGACGGCGGCACCCGTACCGCGGCGATCACCGGCGCGTACGTGGCGCTGCACGACGCGGTGACCTGGCTGGCCGGGCGGAAGTCGCTGGCCGGCAAGGTGGAGAACGTGATGCACCGGTCGGTGGCCGCGGTCAGCGTCGGCATCATCGCCGGTGAGCCACGGCTGGACCTCTGCTACACCGAGGACGTGGCCGCCGAGGTGGACATGAACGTGGTCTGCACCGGGACGGGCGACTTCGTCGAGGTGCAGGGGACGGGTGAGGACGGCGTCTTCTCCCGTCAGCAGCTCGACGCGCTGCTCGACCTCGGCGTGCTGGGCTGCCTGGAACTGGCGGACGCGCAGCGGAAGGCACTCCAGTGA